The DNA window ACCTTCTCGACGCCGCTCCGGCCGTAGATGAACGAGTAGTAGCCGGTGAGGTGCCCGTACAGGTCGGGGCTCGCGTACTTGCGCAGGTAGACGAGGTCGTCGTCGGTCGCGACGGACGACGCGACCGGGCGGCCGCCGACGAGGATCGGCCCGCGCTGGCGGGCGTACTCGTCGAGCAGCACGCGGCGGTTGTCCGAACGCGCGTTGAGGTCGGGCGCCTGGATCACCTGGATGTAGTTGATGTTGACGAGCAGCACCAGGAACAGCACCACGAAGGCGATGGCGATGCGCCGGATCGGACGGTTCATCGGCGTACCACCACCTGGGTCTGCGCGTCCTCGACGATCGCGGTCGGCTCCATCGGCGGGCGGCGCGCGTAGTCGCTGATCCGCATCAGCAACGCGACCAGCGCCCAGTTCGCCACGAGGGAAGAGCCACCGTAGGAGAGGAACGGCGTGGTCAGACCGGTGAGCGGGATGAGCTTGGTGACGCCGCCGAGGACGACGAACACCTGCAGGCCGATGATCGCGGCGAAGCCGGTGGCGAGCAGCTTGCCGAAGTGGTCGCGGCAGATCAGCGCGGTGCGCAGACCTCGTTCGACGAGGATGCCGTACAGCACGATCACGGCCATCAGGCCGGTCAGACCGAGCTCCTCGCCGAGCGCGGCGGCGATGAAGTCGCTCTTCGCCAGCGGGACGAGCTCCGGCCGGCCCTCGCCGAGGCCCTTGCCGAGGATGCCGCCGTACGCGAGCCCGTAGAGCGACTGGATGATCTGGTACGCCCCGTCGGGATGGGCGAACGGGTCGAGCCAGGCGTTCACCCGGTTGGCGATGTGGGAGAACTGGCGGATGTCGAGCACGGTCGCGGCGAAGTACGCGAAGTAGCAGCCACCGACGAACAGGGCGGTGCCGATGACCGCCCAGCCTGGTCGTTCGGTCGAGACGTACAGCAGGATCACGAACGTCCCGAAGAACAGCAGCGCGGTGCCGAGGTCGCGCTGGAAGACCAGGATGCCGAGGCTGATCACCCAGGCCAGCAGGATCGGGCCGAGGTCACGTCCGCGCGGCAGGTCGATGCCGAGGAACCGCCGTCCGGCGAGTGCTAACGCGTCGCGCTTGACGACGAGGTAGCCGGCGAAGAACACGATCATGCAGAACTTCGCGACCTCGCCGGGCTGGAAGTTCAGCCCGCCGACGCGGATCCAGATCTGCGCGCCCTGGACCTCGCGGCCGATGCCGGGGACGAGCGGCAGGATCAGCAGCGCGATGCCGGCGAGACCGGCGGTGTACGTGATGCGCTGCAGTCGCCTGTGGTCCTGAATCAGCAACAGGGTAAGGACGAACAGCACCACGCCGACCGCTGTCCACATCAGCTGGCGCGACGCGTCGGCCACGCTGCCGGGATCCTTCGCGAGGTCGAGCCGGTGGATCAGCGCGAGCCCGAGCCCGTTCAGCAGCACGACGCACGGCAGCAGGATCGGGTCGGACCACGGCGCACGCCAGCGGACGACGCCGTGCGCGAGGCCGACGAGCAGCGTCATGCCGGCGGCGTACGTCCACAGGTTGTCGGAGAACTTGCCCTCGACCGCGAGGCCGACGAGCGCGTACGCGCCGATCGCCGCGCCGAGCGCGAGGATCAGCAACAGCAGCTCGGCACCTCGCCGCTTGCGTTGCAGAACGATCACGCCGGTCGCGGCGCGTTGATCGCTCATCGCGTCGCCCCCGGGTCGGGCGACGAAGTCACCTCGCCGGCGCAGTCCGGAGGAAGCTCGGTCGCGCCGTTGCGGAGGCCGCCGTTGAGTGACGCGTTCGGCTGGGCAGTGCCGGACGGCGTCGCGGGGCGGAGGGTGTTCGTGGGCCTCGGGCTCGTCGTCCCGCCGGCTTGCGGGGAGGTCGACGCGCTGGGCGTGGTGGAGGGTGAGGTGGTGCGGGGCGGGGTCGTCGGCGCGCAGCGCTGGGCGATCTGGTTGAGCTCCTTGACGATCGCCTGGGCGCCGGCGAGGTCGTCGACGGAGATCGTCTGCTCGACTTTCTCCCGGTGGTACGGCGGCAGCGCGTCGGTCTGCAGCTCCTGCACCTCGTACACCTTGGTCAGCTGCAGGCCGGGAACGTGTTGCGCGATGCCCTTGAAGATCGCGACGTGGGTCTCGCTCGGCGCGGTCGTCGAGTCGGGCTCGGTGTAGGCGCCGACGTAGAACTGCCGCTGGCTCCAGCCGTACGCGTTCCAGCCGACGAAGCCGATCAGGGTGAGGACGACGAGGGCGACGATCGTTCGGAGGACCCAGCGAAACCTGCCAGGCTCACGAGGGCGGTACCGAAGCTCCTCGTCCTCGTCGGGGTCGGGGTGCGGGATCGTCGTGGGTTCCTGGCTGGCGGTGATCTCGGCCGGGCCCTCGAGCTGGTCGGCGGCCGCGGCTGCGCCGACGAAGATCGCGCCGGACTGGCCGGCGGCTTGCGGGTCGTCGCTCTCGACGACGTCGGCGACGACGCAGGTGACGTTGTCCGGGGCGCCGACCTCGAGCGTCATCCGGATGAGCTCGTTCGCGACGTCGTCCGGCTCGCCGGCGTTGATCAGCGCGTGCGCGATCTCGCTGTCCTCGACGAAGTCGGTGAGGCCGTCGCTGCAGATCAGCAGCCGGTCGCCGAGCTGGAGGTCGAGGTAGGCGAGGTCGGGCTCGGCGTCCTCGTGGCCCTGGAGCACGCGCATGATCAGGTTGCGATGCGGGTGCTGGCGGGCCTCGGCCTCGGTCAGCCTGCCCTCGTCGACGAGGGTGCGGACGAACGTGTGGTCGTGGCTCAGCTGCCTCAGCGTCTCGTCGCGGAGCAGGTAGGCGCGGGAGTCGCCGATGTGGGCGAGGCCGAACCGCTGGCCGTCGAACAGGATCGCGGTGAGCGTGGTGCCCATGCCCTCGAGCTCGGGCGTGGCCTCGATCCGTTCGGCCATCTTCGTGTTGGCCTGGAGGACGGACTCGCCGAGGGCGGGGAGGAGGTCGTCGATCTTGTCGTTGTCGAGTGAGTAGACCGTGGAGATCGTGATCGCACTGGCGACGTCGCCACCGACCGCTCCGCCCATGCCGTCGGCGAGGGCAAGCAGGTGTGGACCGACGTACGCGGAGTCGTCGTTCTTGGTCCGAACGAGTCCGACGTCGGTCTGCACGGCGTAACGGAGCGCGAGCGTCATCCTGCCTTCTTTGAGTAGATCCGCTCTACTTCTGCAGTTCGAGGATCGTCTTACCTATCCGGACCGGTGTCCCCGGCCCCACCGCGGTCGGCTTGTGAACGCGTACCTCCCCGACGAACGTGCCGTTCGTCGAACCGAGGTCCTCTACGTACCACTGGCCGCCCTGCGGTCGCAGGACGGCATGCCGGGTCGAAACGTACTCGTCGTCGATGCGGAGCTCACACTCGGCTCCGCGACCGATCACGATCGGTGTGTCACCGAGCGGCGCGGACATGCCGACGCTGGTGCCCTCGACGACGATCGCGGAGGCGGGCTCGCCGCGGCGGCGCCTGGGCGGCTTGGGCACCTTCGGCTGCTTGACCTTGGACTTCGGCTCGGCCTTGGCCTGGGTGACGCGCGTGCCGAACAGGTCGGTACGGATCACCGAGACCGCGGACAGCACGAACAGCCAGAGCACCGCGAGGAAACCCAACTTGATGATGGTGAGGGTGAGCTCAGACACCTAGCGCCGCACCTCCGGGCCACCGGTCGCGCCTGGTTTGCGCAGGACGAGCAGGGTGTTGCCGAGCAGGACCTGACTGCCGTCCTCGAGGATGGCCTGCTCGGTGCGCTGGCCGTTGACGACGATGCCGTTGGTGGAGCCGAGATCGTGGACGCTCACCAGGTACTGACCCTCGCGGAGCTGGACGCGGATCTCGGCGTGTCGGCGGGACACGCCGGGGTCGGTGATGCGCAGGTCGGCCTCGGTGCCGCGGCCGAGCACGATGCCGGGCGGCTCGAGCTGGTGCTGGAGACCGTTCACGTCCAGGTACGGCGGGACCGCGGGCGGGGCCGGCGGGCGGATGGGCCTGGTGCGGTCCTCGTCCTGCGGCTGCGGCTGTGGCGGCCTGGAGTACGGCGACGGCTGCTGGCCCTGGGGCGGCGGTCCTTGCGGCGGTCCCTGCGGGGGCTGCTGTGGCTGGGGCTGTGGCGGCTGGGGTTGCGGCTGCTGTTGTGGCTGGGGTGGCTGCGGCATCGGCTGACGGTCCCGCGGCGGGGTGCGGCGTTCGGCGTTCGTCCCCATCCGGCGCGCCGGAGTGACCTGCGCGACGGCGCTGCTGCGGACCTTGAACCGGCCGGTGGACAGGTTGTCGATGCGTTCGAACGAGACCGTGACCGGGCCGGTGAACGCGTAGCTCTGCGTGCCGGCGTGTCGGCTCACGACCTCGGAGAGCTCCTTGCTCAGGGTCTGCGAGTACGGGGCGAGCCGGTCGTAGTCGCTCGCCGAGAGCTGCACCGAGAAGTCGTTCGGCACCAGGCTCGCGTTGCGCGACAGGATCTGCGCGGAGTTGTCGAGCTCCCGCTGTAGCGCGGCAGCGATCTCCACCGGCTGCACGGCCGAGCGGAAGATGCGCGCGAAGGCGCCAGTCACCATGCCTTCGAGTCGTTTCTCGAAGCGCTGGAACACTCCCACGGGCACCTCCTCCCCGTGTCCATGCCGAAAGGGCACACCGACCCCAACGGCCGCGAGCGGCCGGACATCGGCGCGGTCTTCGTCCGGGACACGCTCGCAGCTTCTCTTCTCGCGCCGTTCGGGACCGATCGTAACCGCCGACCCACCCCACGGCCGATTTCGCGCGGTGGGTATCAGCATGTATGCGTTCCGTAATCCCATCCGCGCCTCCTTACCCATACAGATGCAAGCTCCGACACGCCGGTTGTGGTGTCCCTCATCACGTCGCGCGGGACCTCGCAGACGCCAAAGCCCCCGGGCTGCTTCCTCCGGGGGCCTTCTCGGGTGCGCGAGGGGGGAGTTGAACCCCCACGCCCTTGCGGGCACTGGAACCTGAATCCAGCGCGTCTGCCATTCCGCCACTCGCGCGCGCTCCTGAGCGGATACGAGGCTAACACGCAGGCCGGGCCGGGTTCCTCCGGGTTACCTCTCCCGTTGGGCTTCGAGGATGATCAGGGGATGGCCATCGAGACCGTCCAGCTGTGGCGACCCACCGGCCCAGAGGAGCTCCAGCTGGTGGAAGCCTCCGCCTGGCGCCGCTGGCCGCCCCGGCTCCCGGATCAGCCGATCTTCTACCCGGTGCTCAACGAGGACTACGCGACCAAGATCGCCCGCGACTGGAACGTCCCCGCCTCTGGCGTCGGCCACGTGACCCGCTTCGCGGTGCGCAAGTCGTTCCTGGATCGTTACGAGGTCCGCCAGGTCGGCGGCCAGACCATCCTGGAGTACTGGATCCCGGCCGAGGACCTCGAGGAGTTCAACGACAACCTCGTCGGCCCCATCGAGCTCGTCGCCACGTACCGCTAGCCGACCTCGTGGCCGCGCTCCATCGAGAGTTTCAGGAGAGTTTCTAGGCGGAGTGAGCACCCACTTGTCCTAGAAACTCGGTCCCCAGCGAGGAACGCGTTGACCGTCGTGCTCTGACCTGTACGCACGTTGCAGTCCGGGCGACACTGGAGTGATGGCACCGGAACTGACGTCGCCGCGGGCTGAGCCGCTGGAGGGGCTTGGGACGGCGCTGTTCTTGCAGACGGTGCACAGGGCGGATGGCAGGCATCCGCAGGGTGGGGTGGCGGGCGTGAGGGAGCTGCTCAAAGCCGATGGGATCGGGGTTGTCTACGTTCTCCCCCGCAAGGATCGGCTGAGGACGGCCACCGAGGTCGTGCACCAGACACGCCTCAAGGCGCCGCGGGCACAGATCATGCTCGACGCGAGTCACTACTCGGGCAAACAGAGGAAGCTCGGCACCGCCGGTGTGGACGACGGCTGGATCAAGCGCCAGCACAACGACGGGGTCCGGTACGCGCTCACGGACTCCGGTTACGTTCCCGCTCAGGACACCGCCAGCCTGCACCGCATCCTGCACCAGGCCGCCAACATCAACGACAAGCTCCGACGCGGCAAGGGCGTCGTCGCCGCCCTCCCCATCGCGGTCGAGTGGCTCACGCTGGACGCCGACCAGCTCCAGAAGGCGATCACGGACCATGGCACCCCTGTCGCTCTCATGATCGAGCACGACAAGGACCCGCTCGCGCTCAAGAACGCGGTCCAGGGGCTCGCCCACGTCCTCCAAGCCCCAACAACAGTCGGCCTCCTGAGATGCGACGTCTCCGTCCTCGGCGCCCTCGCGTACGGAGCCGCGATGGTCGCGGTCGGCGACAGCTCCGCGCTCAGGCACTTCTTCCCCAAGAAGGGCGGCGGAGGCGGCTACATCCCCGGCACGTCCATCCTCGTCCCCCGCATGCTCGGCTTCTACCGCCAGGACAAGCTCGCCAACGCCATCGAGGACAACCCCGACGACAACGCCTGGAAGTGCGACTGCCGCGTCTGCCAGGGCCGCAACCTCAGGTGGATCGCCGAGTCCAGCAACCCGCACCAGAACGCCTTCAACCACGGCACGGCCGCCATCTCCGCGATGGCCCAGGACCTGTTCGTCAACCGCGGCGACTCCGCCGCTCGCCACGCCGCCTGGCACGAGGCGGTCACAGCCGCAGAGGAAGCACACCAAACCGCAGCAGGCTGGAAGCCGACACCGGCGCTCAGGAGGTGGCAGGAGCTCTACGAGACCTCGTGACGATGCGGTGACGCTCACGAACACGAGACAGCACACGGCGCAGACCTACCGTCGGGCGACAACCGTTCAATGGAGGTCTCCCATGAGCCAGTCGCCGTTCGCGGGCATGGGCTATGTCGATGGCGCGCCGACCGCCACGCTGCAGCGCGAGGTCCCGATGCCAGGGCTCCGGTCGCCGTTCGCCGAAGCCCTCATGGAGACGCGCGACGACAACGAGCAGGCGTACGAGAGCCTGCTGAACGAGCTGCAGAACGAGACGTTCGACGAAGCCGTCGAAGCACTCGTCGACGAGGCCGCAGCCCTCGATCTCGTCTCGCCCTGGAACGAGCAAGGCCCCACCCACCTGAACGCCTGGGCAGCAAGAGTCACCGCGGACACGAACCACTTCCTCGAGCACCTCGAGCACACGTTCCAGGACAGAACGCTCGAGTCCATCACCGAGGAAGAGATCGACCGAGCCGCCGCGAACTTCGCCACCGCCCCGTTCAGCCCCGCCGTCGAGCAGCTCTTCGGCGGCATCCTCAAGAAGCTCAAGAGCGGCGTCACCAGCCTCGCCAAGAAGGGCCTCGCCGTCGTCGCCAAGTTCACCGGGATCGCCAAGCTCACCGGCATCCTCGGCAAGCTGGCCGAACCCCTCGTCAAGCGCGTCGTCAACCTCGTGGTCAACCGCCTCCCCGCCAGCCTCAAAGGCCCCGCGACCGAGCTCGCGCGGAAGCTCACCGGAAAGGTCGCCACCACCGCCAAGGACCTCGCCGCCGACTTCGACCAGCGCGCCGCCGGCGCCCTGACCGCGACGAACGACGCCGCCCTCGACACGGCCCTCGCCGACGCCGACGCCGCGGCCGCGCAGGGAACCGAGAGTGAGCTCGACGACGCCCGGGCGAAGCTCGCCGACGAGTTCCTGTCCGCCCCACCGAACGAGCCGCCCACGGTCCAGATCGAGCAGTTCATCCCCGCCGTCATGGCCGCGATGCCGCTGATCAAGACCGCCGCCAAGCTGATCGGGCAAGACCGCATCAGACGACTCGTCGCCGGCCCGGTCGCCACGTTCGTCGCCCGGTTCGTCGGCCAGGAGAAGGCCAAGGCCCTCGCGCCACACATCGCCGCGCAGGGCCTCAAGCTGCTGGGCCTGGAGTACGACGACCGCCCGCTCGTCGGCGCCGAAGCGCTGGTGACGACGATCGAGGAGACCGTACGAGACGTCCTCACCCTCCCCGCTGAGGCGCTCGCGGACGACCTGCGCGTCGCCGCCGAGGTGCAGGAGGCGTTCGCCGAAGCCGCCGCCCGAAACCTCCCCGCGAACCTCCTCCGCACAGACCTCGAGTCAGCCGACGAGGAAGCGGAAGCCGGCCGCTGGGTGCTGATGCCGCGCAAGGCCCGGCCCCGGTACCGCTACCGCACCTACAGCCACCCGCTCGTCGTCAGGGTCAGCCGCCCCACAGCGAGGCTGATCGTGTTCGCCGACGGCGAGACGCTCGAGGACAGGCTGCTCGACGAGGGCACGACGAGCTGGCCCACCGAGGCCGAGATCCGCGTGTACGAGACCATCCCCGGCACCCAGCTGGGCCACCTCGCCGCCGAGAGCGAGGAGACGCTGTCGACGTACGAGTTCGGCGAGCTCACGCCCACCACAGCCGGCCTGCTGCTGAACAACCCACGCCTCGGCCGGCTCCCCGGCCCCGGCGGGGTCGGCAGAAGGCTGTTCCGGCTCGCCGGCCCCTGGCACCGCCCGCGCAGGCGCCGCCGCCGGATCGGCCTGAGGCTCGTCCTCGACGCGGCACAGCCCGTCCTGCGCGTCCACCTGCGGATCGGCGAACGAGCCGCGCACGCCATCGCCGGCCAGCTCGAGCAGAACGCGCACGCCCAGGTGGTCGCGACCGTACGGCAGCTCCTCGGCCCGAACGCCCGCAAGTCGCTCGCCGAACGACTCGCCCGGCCGACCGCCCTGAGGCAGAGCACGCCCGACCAGCGCAAGGCGATGGCCGACGCCGTGGCCGAGGCGATGCTCGCCGCGCTCGCCAAGGAGCTTCCGCAGGCCGGTGCGACCCTCGCCCAGGCCGCGAAGGACCCGGCGTCCGGCATCACGATCACGTTCGCCGTCCCGTTCGCCGACCAGGCCGCGCTGCAAGCCGCGACCCCCGGCACCCCGACCGTGACGATCCGACCGGGACACCACAGTGACTGAGCAGCTGGCGGCGGAGCTCGCGCACTGGCGGGCTGCGGCCGAGGCGCTCGCCGACCTCGACGCGATCGCCTCCCCCGCCGCCTGGGCGAGCCTCGAGGACTACCTGCGCCTGCGGGTACGGCAACGCCTCACCGCCACCGTCGCCGACCTCACCCAGGAAGCGGCCGCCGCCGCACGATCCCTCGCCACCGGCGCCAACGAGCACGACGTCCGCGCACGAATGCTCAAGCTGAGAAGGAGATACCTCCAGGTCGAGACCATCCTCGACTTCTACGGCGACGCCGTCGCCTCGCGGACCAACCCCGCCCTCGCAGCCGTCCTCAGAGGCCTCGACGTCATCGCCGGCGACAGCCTCGACCTGATCCTGCGCGGCCTCGGCATCGCCACACCGCCAGCGGTCGTCTACCTCGACAAGGGACTCGGCGCCGCGATCCTGCGCGCCGACGTACGTCTCTGGGACGGAACGAGCCCCTCACCCGTCGCAGCAGTCAAGATCACCCGGCACAACCTCAGCCATCCGACCGCGCTGTTGCACGAGACCGGCCACCAGGTCGCCCACCTCACCGGCTGGACCCCGGAGCTCAAGGACGCACTGGGACAGGGACTGAAGAAGCACTCGACCGAGCTCGCCGCGATGTGGCGCGACTGGGCGAGCGAGGTCGCGGCCGACGTGCACGCGTTCGCCCAAGCCGGCTTCGCACCTCTGCCAGCGTTGGCGAACGTCGTCGACGGCGCGACCTCCGCGGTCTTCCGACTCGTCCCCGGCGACCCGCACCCGCCACCCTGGATCCGGGTGATGTTCAACGTCGCGCTCTGCCGCAGCTGGTACGGCCCCGGCCCGTGGGACGCGATCGCGGAAGCGTGGCAGCACCGCCACCCCGTCGACGTACGCACCGACGCCGGCGCCCTCGCGCACCGAAGTGCACAAGCGATGAGCGACATCGTCGACCTCTGCACCCGCCAACCCATGGCGGCGTTCCGCGGCCGACCGCTCGCAGCACTGGCCGACCCGAACCGCGTCTCCCCCACAGCGCTCGATGCGCTCGCGAGACGTGCGGGCGGCTCGTTGCTCACCTCGCAGTACCTCGCCCGCCGCGAGCCGCTCGCGATCCTCGCGTGGCTCACCTCGCGCCCGACGTTCGAACCAGCGCAGGCCGCCGCTCACCGACAGGCGCTCCAAGGCTGGCTGGCCAGCCTGTCGCCTGAGCGAGTTCCCAAGGTGGCTTGACACCCATGCCCGAGGAGGAAAGTCCCATGCCCACCACCGAAACCAACCGGTCGAGCCAGCCGACGGACGCGACGATGAAGCAGTTCGTCTCCGCGCTGAACGACATCGCCACGGCCCTCGCCCGGAACACCGAACAGCTCCAGTCCGTCCAGCGGTCGAGCACGAACGCGGGCATCCCTGGCGGCGGACCCGGCGACCGGAGCGCCTCGATCGAGCAGGCCAGGACGACGCTCGACTACCAGGTCCTCAGCCAGCTGATGGGCCGGCGTGGCTTCACCGGCTTCACGGTCCGCGCGCAGCTCCAGCTCAGGGGCAACGACGTTCTGCTCAAGGTGTTCGACCTCCCGCCCGAGGCGGACAAGGTCGCCGTCCACGTCGACGGCGTCGGTGCGCCGGAGGTGATCGAGTTCGACGACGGCCCGGTCGTCGACGTCGCTCCCGGAGGCGGCTCGACGCCGGTCACCGAGCAGACGGTCGTGCTCAACGCGTCGGCCCGCAAGACCCTCAGCCGCATCGAGATCCAGAACGTCCTCGGCGTCCCGATCCGGCTCGGCCCCCGGCTCACCTTCGACTCCGCCGTCCCCGTCTAGGCCATCCACAGGAGTGCTCGATGTTCAGAAACCTTGCCCAGCTCCTGGCCAACGCGGGTCGGGATCGCAACGACGTCTTCCTCGTCCATCCGCTGCAGCTGAGCCGCTGGCTCGACGAGGCCTGGACCAGCGCCGCGACCGTTCCGGCACTCGGTCAGCCCACCCAGTTGGACCCGTTCCTCGGCAACGTCGACATCATCACCACGTTCGACCTGCCCAAGCCGGCAGCGCAGAACGGCCAGGAGATCGCCCCGTCCGGCATCGTCGCCACCAACCCGGACGTGTTCAACAACCAGGTGTTCGCGATCACCGCGCCCGGCCTGATCTGGGACCACCTCTCCTACGCGTACGTGATCGAGTCGACCGGCGCGTTCGAGGTCTTCGCCGAGGTCATCCGCCGGCTCGTCATCGGCGAGACACTCGACACGCTGTCCAAGGACGGGCTGCGGTGGGTACGCGCGACCGAGGAGCTGTTCTTCCGCGACCCGCCGCTGTTCTCGATCGGCGGCGTGGTCAGCGACGTACGTCCGGACGACCGCGTCAACCGGCGGAACTGCAGCTGGCGGATGTTCGGCATGGACCTGCCGCACCCCATCCCCGCTCGCTGGGCCGGGACGGCTGGCGCCGCGGAGAGCGCGTGGAAGACCGACATCGGCAGCGGCGTCAACGCCGACTTCCGCACGAAGTGGACCGAGCTGCTCCGCCAGGTCTGGCTCGGCATCGAGAACGCGCGCAACGAGACCGGCCCGAACGCCACCGACCGCGAGTACGTCGCGTTCCTCGCCACCGCGATCAAGGACATGTTGAACAACCGGCGCCGCGGCGGACAGCTCGCGCGCGAGGAGTTCGTGCACGTCTCGACGATGGCTTGGTTCCACCTCACGCTGGAGAGCGACACCCCGATCGTGCGCGACCTCAAGGCCGAGGCGACGAGCGCCGCCGACCGGCTGGCCCGGATCGCGCAGCGCGTCGGAATGCAGCCTGCGGCCCGTGCGCGCGAGTTGTTCGAGCTCGCCGAGCTGATGTCGGCGTTGCTGCGGGCGATCGAGCTCGGCACGTTCGACACCGGTGAGGAAGCCGAAACGCTCTACATCCCGCTCGCGAACGGCACGAACGCGCAGCTGATCCGCGACATGAACCGCATCATCGACCTCTGGCAGTCGGCCACCGGCGACCGGGTGAAGGACCGTCCGGTCGGCAACGTGGCCGGCGCGTTGAGCGCTCAGCCGCTGCGCCTGCCGACGCCCAGCGCAGCGGCGCCGGCTCTCGAAACGGTGAGCGCCAATGGCCACAGCTGAGATCCTCAGCCCGTTCTCCGAAGCCGAAGCCGACGAGCTGGAACTGGACGACGAGGAGTACGCGGACCTTGAGGAGTTCGGGACGTACGGTGCGTTCGAAGAGGAGGACGAGCTCCCCGAGGACCACCTGCTCGAGGTGGCGTTGGAGGACGAGCATCCGCTGGCCGCGGTGTTCGACCTCCCCCGCCTCGCCTTCGACGCCATGGCCAAGGGCGGCTGGACCACCGCGATCGCGATGGCGATCGGCGCCGGCGTACGGGACGTCAACAAGCTGACGAACCTGGTCTTCTGGTTCCGCCACCCGTCGCTGATCGGGCAGAAGCTCCGCGCCGACCAACGGGACCTGACCAGCGAGTGGCTGCGGATCCGCGACCAGATCGTGCGCCCGGCCCTCGCCGGCCAGACGCCGACCCCGATCCCAGCACCGGGCGGCGGGCGTACGTCGATGCCCGCGGCCAACCTGCGCTGGTTCGGCCCCGCGAGTGAGGAGACGCCGGAGCTCATGGCGTTCCTGCGCAACGTCTACGAACGCCACGTCCGTTGGCACATCTCGCGCGGGGACAGCTTCGTCGACACCCTGCCGGAGCAGAGCCTGGGCACGATCGAAGGCGGGCACAAGGCACGCGCCGACGCCGCCGCGAAGGCGATCGAGCTGCTGGCCGCCGCGCGAGCCGCGCTCGCGACCACGGCCCACGCCGGCAAGATCAGGATCGGCATCACCAGCGCGTACCGCTCGGCCGACCAGCAATGGGGCATCTGGCAGGGGCAGTTCCTCAAGGGCAAGGGCGGGTTCCCGCACTACTACCAGCAGACGAGGCGCGCCCGGCAGGGCATGAGCGGCGGCGAGCACGGTGAGCAGGCGGCCGCGTACCTCGCGAGCTACCTGGCCCAGTACGTCGCCGCGCCCGGCTACAGCAACCACCAGGACGGGCTCGCGCTCGACCTCGGCACCGGCCCGGTGAAGGGCCACCTCGGCAAGCTCGGCACGAAGGCCTGGTTCCACACCTGGCTGACGGAGAACGCGGGCCGCTTCCACTTCCAGCCCTATAAGAAGGAGGCCTGGCACTGGACGTATCGTCCGCCCGCTGGCGCGTCCGAAGCGTGGGAGGCCGAGACGGCGACGCCCATCGAAGCGGGCCGGCTCGAGGTCGCCAGCATCCCTTTGCTTCGGAGCCATCGCGGGCAGGCGCCCGACCTGGTCCTCGGTTGGAACGCGATGTCCAGCATGCCGGCTGAGCTCGATGTGGTCGTGCACCTGCACGGCTACTCGTTCGCGCGCATGACCCTGCCCAAGAACATGGAGGTCTGGGCCGGCCTCGACCTCGCCCCGGTCGACGGCGCCAGCGGTACGGGACGGACGCGGCCCACGCTGACGGTCCTCCCGCGCGGGCACTTCACCGGCGTCCAGGTCGGGAAGATCTACCGCTACACGTTCCCCGCGCTGGTCACCAAGGACGGGCTGACGACGCTCGTACGGGAAGCGCTGCAACGGTTCGCCGAACGGGTCGGCGGCATTGCCCCGACCATGGGCCGGCTGATCGTGACCGCGCACTCCGGCGGCGGCGCGCCGCTGATGCAGATCCTCCGCCACCACGATCCGCAGGAGGTGCACGTCTTCGACGGGCTCTACCAGGACGTGAGCGCGCTGGCGACCTGGGCGCGGCGGCACCTCCAGGCGGACCGGGAGGCCGGCGAGCCGACCGGAGCGATGCGCGTCTTCTACGGTCGCAGCACCAAGGGCTACAGCCTGCAGCTGCACAAGGCGCTCGCGGCCGGCCTGCGGGGCGCACCCGAGTCCGTGCTCAACCGGTACCGGGTCGAGGCGAGCAGCCTCGGGCACTGG is part of the Tenggerimyces flavus genome and encodes:
- a CDS encoding D-alanyl-D-alanine carboxypeptidase family protein, which gives rise to MATAEILSPFSEAEADELELDDEEYADLEEFGTYGAFEEEDELPEDHLLEVALEDEHPLAAVFDLPRLAFDAMAKGGWTTAIAMAIGAGVRDVNKLTNLVFWFRHPSLIGQKLRADQRDLTSEWLRIRDQIVRPALAGQTPTPIPAPGGGRTSMPAANLRWFGPASEETPELMAFLRNVYERHVRWHISRGDSFVDTLPEQSLGTIEGGHKARADAAAKAIELLAAARAALATTAHAGKIRIGITSAYRSADQQWGIWQGQFLKGKGGFPHYYQQTRRARQGMSGGEHGEQAAAYLASYLAQYVAAPGYSNHQDGLALDLGTGPVKGHLGKLGTKAWFHTWLTENAGRFHFQPYKKEAWHWTYRPPAGASEAWEAETATPIEAGRLEVASIPLLRSHRGQAPDLVLGWNAMSSMPAELDVVVHLHGYSFARMTLPKNMEVWAGLDLAPVDGASGTGRTRPTLTVLPRGHFTGVQVGKIYRYTFPALVTKDGLTTLVREALQRFAERVGGIAPTMGRLIVTAHSGGGAPLMQILRHHDPQEVHVFDGLYQDVSALATWARRHLQADREAGEPTGAMRVFYGRSTKGYSLQLHKALAAGLRGAPESVLNRYRVEASSLGHWQIARQYGWRMLADPAADVPNASRPTAAQAHEVDPGEMPFETELDEYECGGSDEAP